Proteins encoded together in one Limibacillus sp. window:
- a CDS encoding aldolase: MVGDKGTAASDEQRAARIDLAAAHRLAALNGFHEGVCNHFSLMLPGPEPRTLITPFGVHWSKMRASDLLLIDGEGQVLEGEGELELTAACIHVAVHRAHPRAACVMHSHMPHATALTTLEDPRLLPLGQTSLKFYGDVAYDRDYRGLAEDAEEGARIAACLEDKRVLFMGNHGVMVVGASVHETFDQLYYLERAAQLQVLAYSTGRPLSLVGENMAKATKAQMDAERELYSRKHFEALKRMLAEDAPGFAD, encoded by the coding sequence ATGGTGGGCGACAAGGGAACTGCGGCTTCTGACGAGCAGCGCGCGGCGCGGATCGATCTGGCCGCCGCGCACCGGCTGGCGGCGCTCAACGGGTTCCACGAAGGGGTCTGCAACCACTTCTCCCTGATGCTTCCGGGGCCGGAGCCGCGCACCTTGATCACGCCCTTCGGCGTTCACTGGTCGAAGATGCGCGCCTCCGACTTGCTGCTGATCGACGGCGAGGGCCAGGTGCTGGAGGGTGAGGGGGAGCTGGAGCTGACCGCCGCCTGCATCCACGTGGCGGTCCACCGGGCGCATCCGCGCGCCGCCTGCGTCATGCACAGTCACATGCCCCACGCCACGGCGCTGACCACGCTGGAGGACCCACGGCTGCTCCCGCTCGGCCAGACCTCCCTGAAGTTCTATGGCGACGTGGCCTACGACCGGGACTACCGGGGGCTGGCCGAGGATGCGGAGGAGGGCGCGCGCATCGCCGCCTGCCTGGAGGACAAGCGCGTGCTCTTCATGGGCAACCACGGCGTCATGGTGGTGGGCGCCTCGGTTCACGAGACCTTCGATCAGCTCTATTACCTGGAGCGTGCAGCCCAGCTACAGGTGCTGGCCTATTCGACCGGGCGGCCCTTGTCGCTGGTGGGGGAGAACATGGCGAAGGCCACCAAGGCGCAGATGGACGCCGAGCGCGAGCTCTACTCGAGAAAGCACTTCGAGGCGCTGAAGCGCATGCTGGCGGAGGATGCGCCGGGCTTCGCGGACTGA